Genomic segment of Vulpes vulpes isolate BD-2025 chromosome 16, VulVul3, whole genome shotgun sequence:
CTTCAATCAAGTGTTTGCCAGTGTCCATAAGGAGAGTCAAAAAAGACACAGGCATGAATTGGTACAAACTCATTACTCCTATTACTCCTACCAAACAAGTTCAAAATCCagtataaataagataaataagagtTCAGAATTTcttgggaagcttttaaaatataccagTGTCTGGCTTTGTATTAATTCTGACCTAATTGGACTGAGTTCGGGACTGGGCATGTGAAATTTTATGGCTCCCCAGAGATCCTCATGTGCCTTCAGTACTGAAAACTTATTCCCCCATGATGAgcaacatttttagaaaaactaCAGCCATTGCCTATCATTGCACTGTCAATGAAGGTAGATATGACTGCTTGCTTAACAACACTAAGCTCATAGGTAAGTTAATAATATGTTCTATGTCCTTCATGGACACACTtgactaattatttttaaaaacacgaAATGAAGCTACTACACATACATTTCCTAGTTAATTAGCTCCACATACTTAGAAAAAGAGGTGGAATGGTGGGTTCATAAGAGCCTGAACTATTTAGCTTGAAGACCCTGGTTTTGAGTTTGGATTCAACCTTTCAAAAACTACCAAAATTTCTAAGGCTcagctcctttcttttttgataataattaacatttattgagtacttactaagtgccaagcaaaataaggattttacattcattatctcactACTACCTCATAACTCTTTGTGGTAACTGTATAATGTACCAAACttacaaataaaagaatcatttggCCAGGATCATGAAAGGTTGAAAAGTGGCAGAGCAAGAACTTGAACCCTGATTAGGTGATTCCCAAGTGTACACTCAActccatctttaatttctttagagTTTTAATGAATGCataattaatgtttattgaatggaAACCTATGCTTTGACATATAACAAGTTGTGTGGGTAGGAAATCTAGTGATCTGATGTAaggattttctactttatttatttttttggtttgttttgttgtctttaaGCTGGAGATGACTTGCAGAATAAATGTTCCATGATGATCCCATCACTCTGAGAACTTGGGTAAGACTCAGTTTCTTAGGtgcaaaatatggaaaattaGGATCTCATTGGGTTAAGTGAGAAGCATTTATCTAAAATGCTTGATAAAATAAGATGAACCATACAAATATAGGTAGCCATCAAGTCCACCACAACTACCTCCACCATCACACTACTGAAATTACCCTATACACATCATCAGGATTGAGCTTGGCAACACTGAGAATGGGAAACAGTCATGCACATAGAGGGATTTGCATAAGGTCATGCTGCAAGCCAGTGTTAGAACTGGGGGCTGACTTCTCTCCTCAAGGTTCCTTTCCCAAACCGTCCCATTCTGCAGCATTACCTCATGTCCTACTGATTTTTCCCCCAATTACCAAAATATCAAAGAGCATAAGTGGTTCTACTCACCTTCTTAAAGATGTTCATGCCAAGGTCTGAAGAAAGATCTGGGACTGCAGACCTACGCAAATTGGTCAGCGAAACCTTGGAAAAGGCCTCAGGGCTAAGAGATTTTTCCTCTTCATTACACTTCATGGTGAGATCCTTAATAGACAATAAAGGTAGACTTTACAATCAAGGACTTAGGGCTTTATATccaaagacttttctttttttttttttccaaagactttTCTTATTGAGATGTCATATTTTTAATAGGGATGTGCCTACTCTTTTGATATTTATGAAGTATTTCACGTGTGTGTCCAGACTTTTAGAATCCATATTCTGCTACTGAAGAGATACGTTATATATCAAGTGTAACTCCCATTTGGAGTTTCCAACAGTGGGACCTGGAAGCTCCATATTTGGTAAAGCTAAGAAAATAGGGAGGAGACAGgtatctcattttctctcttcattaaaaaaattttttttctgtttaatgatTCACCCAAGGAGATTTTTACTTTGGGCAGAATCATCTACTATTAAAagagagtctctctccctttcactctaATATTGCTCATGTTTATTTTCAGAATATGTAGACTTTTTCAGACATAGCCAATTCATGCTTAAGTAAACCAAACAACTGGAATATACTGCAAATCACACTTTTTCTCTACATATCCAACACATAGTATtgatgagaaagaggaaaagagaaagggtcCAAGCTGATATTAGCACATCTGTTTATTAACAAGTGATTTTCAGGGGGATGTCACCAAATCAGGATACAGTCAGTTTATTTTTCCAAACATCTATAATAAATAGCAAGACTGTATATCCCAAGGAAATATCTCTAATTATGATATTGAGGTGCTAAAAAATTTTGAGTCAAGCAAAAGGTGTTAAACCATGTTCAGTAAAATGCTAATGTCACACATTTCATGATGTCAGTAATTAACAGTTGTATGTGAGAGCTCTCTATTAACTAGTACTTCAGTTAGCTGGAAGGACCAATTTTCCATTATTCTGGATCAACAGGTCTTAACTCTAGTGTGAGCAAGAGGCATTTTGACACCCTTCTTTAAATGGCAAATTAGAtgataaaaagaagcaaaagggtCTAGCAAtataagaaagaagggaaaggataATAGCATCAGAGTAAACCACCAACAAAATAGCACTGGaataaagaaatggatgcatAGGAGAACAAGAGAACCTTCTATGGCCAAGGTTGTGGATTCAAAAGACGATGGACTAGAGTGCCTATTGTGAATCAGACACTGAATGCACTAAGCATTGGAGAAAGAGATGAACAAAGCTTGGGACAAGTCATTTGACTTTCTCCAGAGTACAGATCCCTTGGCTGTAGGGACATGAGGCAGCTTCTGTGGGTGTCCCCAGGATCTAAAGATAGCAGTCCTTGCCTTGGCCTCCAAACACCACCGGGTAGCGGGAGCCACCACAGCAAGGCAGCATGCCCAGATGCTGTGGTACAACAGGCCCAAGTATGTGTTCATGGAGCTTTGTGTTGAGGACAGCACCGAGGTACACCTGCTCATCAAAGACCACCATATTGTGTTCAGCTGCAAGAATGCCAGTGGAGTGGAGTTGTACAATGAGATTGAATTCTATGCTAAGGTGAACTCCAAGGACTCCCAGGATAAGCACTCTTGTTACTCCACTACTTGCTTCGTGAGGAAATGAAAGGAGAAGGTGGACTCACCAAAGAGGATATCAAGCCAGTGTGGTTGTCTATGGACTTTGATAACTGGAGGGACTGGGAAGAGGAGGATGAGGTGGAGCTGGCTCAGGTGGAATGTTACGCAGAGCT
This window contains:
- the LOC112922433 gene encoding putative protein PTGES3L, yielding MSPNQDTDLKIAVLALASKHHRVAGATTARQHAQMLWYNRPKYVFMELCVEDSTEVHLLIKDHHIVFSCKNASGVELYNEIEFYAKVNSKPVWLSMDFDNWRDWEEEDEVELAQVECYAELLRKVSTKRPPPGMEDLDDDSDTWGSLECSSCVYICGRAKAKDAADRL